The nucleotide window ACTCATAGCAAGCTGATATTACAGCAAAAACTACTGCATAACGTCTATGGAACTTGTTTTTTCGCACATTTCAAAGTTATCATATTAACACATACCAAATCAAGCATGTCCAGGcatcaataaaaaataatttaaaccaaATAATAAACCACCTATCAAGCTCGAGCAAGGTAAATCTAAACCCTAAGACATGTCAGTCAGCTTAAACTCAAATATCATTCTGCAACATATCCATAActcatttctttactccttgagcaTGTCATAAATTGTGATTTCTCATTTTCAAACCTAAAAAAAACCAAGCTCAATAACAACCTCCAAACTGCTTAAAACCATTTATTCCACTTAAACTACAATAAAGCTAAAATCGACGAAAATCTAGACACAAGTTTAAACAAGAATCAAGAACAATAACCTAATCCCAAAAATTTCTCAAAGATAATAATAATTAAGCTCCTAAACCTATATTTTCACAGTTTAAATCCAAGAAATTGGAATAATTAACCAAAAAAAATCAATAATCCCTGTTTCGCCAAAAAAAGAAACAAACTATATATGTAGTTAACAAAAAAAGAACTTACAGAATATTCTAGACGAATAAAAGGAGGAATGTCTTCAGAGCTATCATTTGAATCCGGCCCGACCTTGAAATCGTGAAGAAGGTACTTTATGAGGCGACGGAGGGGTATTTcgggaaaaagagaaaagaatacGTCGGCCGGAGAGAGGGTCAGGATCGTAATAAAGCGGGGTAATTAGAGAATTTTAGAGGGTTTGAAGAAGCAGtgataatttttttctaatttaaaaaaaGACAAATATAAATACATGGAAATGAGATTTTTGAGAGACGAGGAAAGAGACGAAAAAGGCTGAAAAAATTTgggataaatataaaatttatacataAAAATTGGTTTAATCTCTACAATTtgatttataaattttgatttaatgtaattatatatataaaatttaaattgtgattcatatatatatatatatatatatgaaattttaattttaatctattATAATagacatttaaaaaataaatatatatttattttcatatcggattaatataattatttgtgtatataatatatcaacataaaatggtattatttataatattactagtgatttgtgaaaattgaatcaaattaaaattttatgtataaaagtgcacaaaattaaagttcatatatTACATTGcacattaaattaaagttaatgTAAAGTTTTGATATTTGTCCCATAAAATTTTGTTTCGGATTAAATTTTTGTATATTTACATTTCTCTCCTTATGTTCTCTTTATTTTCAAAATTCGCttgtattttttttctcttttgataCTCTCTTATGTTTCTTAAATTGCTAGGTACATGAAATTGAAAGATAGAAATttgttaatataataaattattaaactgGTCTAAGAATCGGATTATTGGtctaaatttaaaagttaaattgaATCGAAAAGGATGTACACAAATAAGCTTTAAAGTAGGCTTggttaaaaaaaaacatatttaaaatatcaatataGCTTGGGATTTAACATGGCCTAACCTAATCCATTtcctatttataatttttatatggtCGCCACAATATACCTCCTCAAATTATTTAATAGTTCTGAGTGTCATATCAAGCACTCTAAATAAGTAGGTAAGATGTATTAATTCTAAATCGACAAGAAAAAGATTAGATTTGATGTATATAAATGGGTGTGCTACACATCTTACCAAACTTTTCTTTTGAGAAAAGGATAATGATCTTGTGACACAAGAACATTGCAAAGCTTGACCTTACGGCCTTGCCAAGAGAGTAACAAATTTTGTTTACATATCCTGTCACACTAAGTAGGCGCACACAATCCTCAAAAGATATATGAGGAAGATGTCCTAGTTAGGGTATAGGCTGAGTAAACTTCTCTCTTTAAATATTCCTTCGTAGGACTGGGGAAAGGAGTAAGGATAAGACGTACAAATAAGCTATGTTATCTATACTATGCTTAAACTTAAACCCAATTTTCTCCAATCATCATCCTAACAGCTCTTTACATCATATGCAATTTGAACAGTTCCCATTTTAGTAGCTCTTCATAACAGTGTGAACAAATTGCATCCCTTACAGTGTTAACCATCCACTTAATTGTTACAACATCATAACAAATCTAGCTGCTGGGAACAAAATAATGCGGTAGAGGCTTTATTTCTCGTATTTGCAATTTCAACAATGGAGCAGCAAACATGTACATCCACTTCCTTTCAACCCCCGAAAGACTAAACAATGAATAAATTAGCTTTTATTTTTGCTTGAAACGGGTCCCCACCATTTAAGATCGACTTATACGactcaaaaaatttatttattatttaataaagttAATATATTTAAACTATTtaatattttgtaattaaaatttttgtttagaATTGAAGCAGATGATATTACTAAATTGACTTTTAATAAGAGTAAACAGCGTCCATTAAATATTTCTAGTTAATTTCGTTTAATTATTCTGTTTGTTTCACATCaaaaagaaattcaataaaataaaataaaaattaaattaaatttatcccTTTATTTACCtcaatatcaatatatatatgtccATTACCTATCCAGCTCGATAGGCCCCGAAGGTCCAGAACCCAAcgacattttatttttaaaattttcaatcatctcaaattatctatttaataataaacaaattttttatgtaaatttagTTACAGATtttacaaaaaatattttttaatattttaatttgtacataataaattaaaataaattattacagatatatatttattaaaatctaCGAGAACATAGGTTTATTTAAACCCGCTTAACTGCACCGTTTCTTTTCTTCCAATTAATAAGTTGAGGGTATGAGCAGAAACATACattgtataaaataataaaataaaaattaaatatccatggataaaataatgaaaattctcatatatgtatatttttatttagaaaatgatatttttattataCAACAACAAACATTGGATTTCATTTCCCCCTCTCTCTAAATTTACAGCTCGCTCTATTATTTTTTACTGCAAAAAATACAATAGGTTAAGCCTAACAAATCCTACCTAACATTAGCCAAAGTACAGAAAATTACCCTTTGTATTGTTATGTCTCACTTTTTGCTCCTCGGCGAGCTCCCAGAACTGACTGTTCAACAACAAAAACCAAGAACCACAAAAAAAGCAGATGTTATTTTATGAGGTGAGTTTTGGATATGGATATGTATTGGATGAAGGTACTTcgggaaaaaaaaaacaagggtTTATTACCTCTTTTGGTCCTTGTACCATAGCTAAATTATTACTTTGGTATCtgtacaatttttttttatcgCTCTAGCCATTCTACTATCATGTTGTATACCCGCTACCCCACTgttcatttttgttaaaaaaaaccCTAAAGTCTATCACATGTCAACATGTGGACAACTTAATTTCCACACGGGGTATACACAACGATGTACAGGGGCCAACCCGATAAAAGAAGTGTACAAGTACCAATGTGATAATTTAGTTACAGTACATGAACCAAAAGAGGTaacaagcctttttttttttaaatggaaatCAACAATGGGCTAACGAAGTATGCAGAATGATAGTACAGGGGTCAAACTGATAAAAGATTGTACCGGTACCAAAGTGATAATTTAGGTATAGTATAGGGGCCAAAAAAGGTATTCAACCAAAAGCAAAATCCGAGTTACATAAAATGGTCATGCATTTCAAAAGACATCCGGGTTATTCTCAGCATCTTTATATGCTAAAAAGATTTGGGTAAAATTAGAACTTACCAAATTAAGAAGGTGGAGAGCCGCAGGTCTGGTGAATTTTCTCGCAAAAAGGAAGCAAGGGGCTGGCTTCCCTTTGCTACTGCACCATTCTCTTCTGTTTTCAGTTTCATAATTGATATTGTCAATATCCTGCATAAGTCATTAAACACCTTTAGTTTTCCCGATCACTTCATGAAATACAATCAATGTTTACTTAGATTCAGGTCTGAGCATACAACATGCGAACATTCAATTCTTTTTCAAGATTTCCATATATTTGGAGTGTCAGATACAAGTagttcaagaaaaatgaagaattagaacAGTTTTTACTTAAACTTATTAGTTTCCGGTACAAATGCCTATCAAATATGATTCTTGTTCCTTTAGCTTTAAATATAGGAGATCGATAATCTATTACCATCTAGGCGCGCAAAGGAAGGGCAAAGGTacctttatggatttgattagcACAGGAGTGGCATCAGAAAACTTATAAGTCACAGGATGCCATCCACGGCGTTCACGATCTTTAGAGGCCGAAAGATCCCATGCAGAATAGGTTAATGATCTGCGCGTAATTTCCCCTTCAAAGCCTTCTTGCTGAATATTTTGAATAAGATTGGTATTCAAAGAgatataataatttgaaaaacaaaagaaagaatgaCAAAAGCAGTATGATTAGCACTTTAGTTCAAAGCCTTAGAAGAAATTTCAAGTGCAAAATCAAAATGTTCACTGGTTAAAAGAGTATGAAGATGAGAACAGCAATTTTGAATGTCTTTTCCCAATAAAAGGAAACTTTTTATATCAACTCAAGAGCTGAATAAAAAAGTCGAGAAGGGCGATATTGCAGATAAATTCTTACCGCAAGTAATGTTTGAACGTAATGTTCATCTGGTATACAATTGTGCTCCTTTGCTGGATCAGCTGGCTGCACAATATAAATGCATGAGATCGTTTCATCTATTAAAACACTTAAAAAGTATAAAGAAACTTCCTCCAAATTGACTcgaaataatattgaaaatacataAAAAGGACATATTCATACTTACAAATGGACGATCTCGCCAAAATTCCGGTAATGATTTCCTCTGCATGATATTGATTAGgtaaaatatgagaaaatagcAGATCCTTAACAACCACGAAAATCATTTTAGATAATTTGCTTTAGTGTATTCTAAAAAACTCGGCCTGTTGAGAGAAGAAACCATAATTTCACATGCTAAACTTGCAATGGAGTCAGAATAACCGtccattttgtaaaatttattctCAAAACATGTGAAGAAAGCACTGACATTAGCTTGAAATTCTTAAGTTCACGCCATTCTGTGACTACAAAGatcatgatttttttaaattaataaaagggcCAGCAGTCATAAATACAAGACAACTTGCCTTGCAGTGTTGTTGAAACATGGGAAAGACTGTAGTATCATTTACAACCACCCCTGCATGCTTTCTTGTTAGCACAACCCACTGCAAGATAAGCAAATTGTAAGGTGACTATAAGTTGTCAGAACTGAAAAGTTCCGCAGCAAAAATAAATGCTATTTTACTTTCTTTTATATCAATAAAAAGATAAGGAGATGTCAACCACAAAAAACCTGACTGTTACCTGGGATCCTTTCCTCCAGTTGTAAACAGGAATAACAGGATCCATTTTTGGGTTGTAGCGACCCTCTTTTGTATCAGCGAAGCTGCACACAAGTAATTGGAGCACTCAGAGAAAGAGAATCTTAAAATCACTTTAACTTAAAGGTTGGTGCATAGCAAAATATTACAAGATCTAAGAAGGCATCATATAAGTTTATACCAGTTGATTCCAGTTTATGCTAACAGGAAACTGAATCATTTAACGACAATATCGGCATATCTTAAAGTTAGTTCAggattaagcattcaaactcatTTTTGATTTGGTATCTATTCCCCAGAGCAAGGTCTTACTGAGAAAAAGGGGCTATTCGAGGTCAGCAAAGTACGTA belongs to Gossypium arboreum isolate Shixiya-1 chromosome 7, ASM2569848v2, whole genome shotgun sequence and includes:
- the LOC108450549 gene encoding glycosyltransferase BC10 isoform X2 encodes the protein MSAIKRKPVQQKSQIRWKRKVLAAALVLLCFASLVLMETQYPQVVSLSSLRHRFIVKPKIAFLFIARNRLPLDMVWDAFFKGEENRFSVYVHSRPGFLLNKGTTRSACFLNRQVNDSIQVDWGEATMIEAERILLRHALTDPYNERFVFVSDSFADTKEGRYNPKMDPVIPVYNWRKGSQWVVLTRKHAGVVVNDTTVFPMFQQHCKRKSLPEFWRDRPFPADPAKEHNCIPDEHYVQTLLAQEGFEGEITRRSLTYSAWDLSASKDRERRGWHPVTYKFSDATPVLIKSIKDIDNINYETENRREWCSSKGKPAPCFLFARKFTRPAALHLLNLSVLGARRGAKSET
- the LOC108450549 gene encoding glycosyltransferase BC10 isoform X1 translates to MSAIKRKPVQQKSQIRWKRKVLAAALVLLCFASLVLMETQYPQVVSLSSLRHRFIVKPKIAFLFIARNRLPLDMVWDAFFKGEENRFSVYVHSRPGFLLNKGTTRSACFLNRQVNDSIQVDWGEATMIEAERILLRHALTDPYNERFVFVSDSCIPIYNFSYTYDYIMSTLTSFVDSFADTKEGRYNPKMDPVIPVYNWRKGSQWVVLTRKHAGVVVNDTTVFPMFQQHCKRKSLPEFWRDRPFPADPAKEHNCIPDEHYVQTLLAQEGFEGEITRRSLTYSAWDLSASKDRERRGWHPVTYKFSDATPVLIKSIKDIDNINYETENRREWCSSKGKPAPCFLFARKFTRPAALHLLNLSVLGARRGAKSET